One genomic region from Gammaproteobacteria bacterium encodes:
- a CDS encoding DUF5522 domain-containing protein, producing MTSNRSITSRLHEEASSNGETFYLDPETGLAVFTEFGLRQRGSCCWSGCRHCPYEAGRADDGEGAATVEPPLWLTPLRPGPEPVDVLFWSGGKDSFLAYRALLREGARPAVLLTTFDAASRTIAHQELRVELVVRQAEHLRVPLLGVPLHPGLAYEARVAEAVTSIPAIARFVFGDLHLEHIREWRTGAFRELAATRGASLHFPIWQVPYEALMADLEASGIVCEVSAVTDAALGALVPGQRFDREAMMGLPDGVDRFGENGEFHTLVKVWAGND from the coding sequence ATGACATCCAATCGTTCCATCACCAGCCGGCTTCACGAAGAAGCCTCGAGTAACGGGGAGACCTTCTACCTCGACCCGGAGACCGGCCTCGCCGTCTTCACCGAGTTCGGCCTGCGCCAGCGGGGCAGCTGCTGCTGGAGCGGCTGCCGGCACTGCCCCTACGAGGCCGGGAGGGCGGATGACGGGGAGGGTGCCGCGACCGTGGAGCCTCCGCTCTGGCTCACACCGCTGCGCCCCGGGCCCGAGCCCGTCGACGTGCTCTTCTGGAGCGGCGGCAAGGACAGCTTTCTCGCCTACCGGGCGCTGCTGCGCGAGGGGGCCCGCCCCGCGGTCCTGCTGACGACCTTCGACGCGGCGAGCCGGACGATCGCGCACCAGGAGCTGCGGGTGGAGCTTGTGGTCCGACAGGCCGAGCACCTGCGCGTGCCCCTGCTGGGCGTTCCCCTCCATCCCGGCCTCGCCTACGAGGCGCGCGTCGCCGAAGCCGTCACGTCGATTCCCGCGATCGCCCGCTTCGTGTTCGGCGATCTGCACCTCGAGCACATTCGCGAGTGGCGCACGGGAGCATTCCGGGAGCTGGCAGCGACCCGCGGCGCATCGCTCCACTTCCCCATCTGGCAAGTTCCCTACGAGGCGCTCATGGCGGATCTGGAGGCCAGCGGAATCGTCTGCGAGGTGTCCGCCGTGACCGATGCGGCGCTGGGCGCGCTCGTCCCCGGCCAACGCTTCGACCGCGAGGCGATGATGGGGCTGCCGGACGGCGTGGACCGCTTCGGCGAGAACGGAGAGTTTCACACACTGGTGAAGGTGTGGGCCGGAAATGACTAA
- a CDS encoding cupin domain-containing protein — MNVFPLATLDRESSDPANFTGPGSLRRIEGALSADPRVNVYRVHFEARSRTNWHTHSGHQMLFIVAGRCRYQKEGEPVGEAGPGDLIVVEPGENHWHGAAPGGAMTHIALNVNAVTSWGDPVSEDEYDAG, encoded by the coding sequence ATGAACGTGTTTCCCCTGGCGACCCTTGACCGCGAATCTTCGGACCCGGCCAACTTCACCGGCCCCGGGAGCCTGCGCCGCATCGAGGGCGCGCTTTCCGCGGATCCGCGCGTCAACGTCTACCGCGTGCACTTCGAGGCCCGCTCGCGCACCAACTGGCACACGCACAGCGGCCATCAGATGCTCTTCATCGTGGCGGGCCGCTGCCGATACCAGAAGGAAGGCGAGCCCGTCGGCGAAGCGGGACCGGGAGATCTCATCGTCGTGGAGCCCGGCGAGAACCACTGGCACGGCGCCGCTCCCGGCGGAGCCATGACCCACATCGCGCTCAACGTGAACGCGGTTACGAGCTGGGGCGACCCGGTGAGCGAGGACGAGTACGATGCAGGGTAG
- a CDS encoding DNA helicase, with translation MASETWIRKAFRRVRKGLRAAGEIYEGIYFAPYRSQIYRSYRQERDTFLLLGFADLLGAPNPVAFYALEIYPDVIEEFHQWHVRIGMPSAPDGGFRCC, from the coding sequence ATGGCGTCCGAAACCTGGATCCGGAAGGCCTTCCGGCGCGTGAGGAAGGGTCTCCGCGCCGCGGGCGAGATCTACGAAGGCATCTACTTCGCCCCCTATCGATCCCAGATCTATCGATCGTACCGCCAGGAGCGCGACACCTTCCTGCTGCTGGGATTCGCGGATCTGCTGGGCGCCCCCAACCCCGTGGCGTTCTACGCCCTCGAGATCTATCCCGACGTGATCGAGGAATTCCACCAGTGGCACGTGCGCATCGGCATGCCCAGTGCTCCCGACGGCGGCTTCAGGTGCTGTTGA
- a CDS encoding TRC40/GET3/ArsA family transport-energizing ATPase, which yields MARPRRILDREVLFFGGKGGVGKTTLAATMALEAAREGHPTLLVSTDPAHSTSDVLETRLGGEAREVRPRLWALEIDPAEEADRYIDDVKARIADSTPPRLMAEVERQIDIARVTPGAEESALFDRFTRIAEEAGHAYDRLIFDTAPLGHTLRLLSLPELMDAWISGLISRRRKVNVLGRMWRNVAGAAAGTEDSGEDPVLGALTERQTRFRHARALITDPHRTGFVFVVTPEHLPVSETERSVKMLDKYGIPVAAIFLNQVVPEDADGALLGARRDRQREYADRVRRSFSRYPVHAIPLFDGRLHGLEALERLAGTLPMSERAT from the coding sequence ATGGCAAGGCCGCGCCGCATCCTCGACCGCGAGGTTCTCTTTTTCGGCGGCAAGGGCGGCGTGGGCAAGACCACGCTGGCCGCCACGATGGCGCTCGAGGCCGCGCGCGAGGGGCACCCCACGCTTCTGGTCTCCACCGATCCCGCGCACTCGACCTCCGACGTGCTCGAGACGCGGCTCGGAGGGGAGGCGCGGGAGGTTCGCCCGCGGCTGTGGGCGCTCGAGATCGATCCCGCGGAGGAAGCAGACCGTTACATCGACGACGTGAAGGCGCGCATCGCCGACAGCACGCCGCCCCGGCTGATGGCGGAGGTCGAGCGCCAGATCGACATCGCGCGCGTGACCCCCGGCGCCGAGGAGTCGGCGCTGTTCGATCGGTTCACGCGCATCGCCGAGGAGGCCGGCCACGCCTACGACCGCCTCATCTTCGATACCGCCCCGCTGGGTCACACGCTGCGGCTGCTCTCGCTGCCGGAGCTGATGGATGCGTGGATCAGCGGGCTCATCTCGCGGCGCAGGAAGGTCAACGTGCTCGGGCGCATGTGGCGCAACGTGGCGGGGGCGGCGGCGGGAACCGAGGACTCCGGGGAGGATCCGGTGCTAGGCGCGCTCACCGAACGCCAGACCCGCTTCCGCCATGCGCGCGCCCTGATCACGGACCCGCATCGCACCGGCTTCGTCTTCGTCGTCACGCCGGAACATCTGCCCGTGTCGGAGACCGAGCGGTCGGTGAAGATGCTCGACAAGTACGGGATCCCGGTTGCGGCCATCTTCCTGAACCAGGTGGTGCCCGAGGACGCGGACGGCGCGCTGCTGGGGGCCCGGAGGGATCGCCAGCGCGAGTACGCCGATCGGGTGCGCAGGAGTTTCTCCAGGTATCCGGTGCACGCCATCCCTCTGTTCGATGGCCGGCTGCACGGGCTGGAGGCGCTGGAACGCCTGGCGGGGACGTTGCCGATGTCGGAGCGCGCGACGTAA
- a CDS encoding carbon starvation protein A — translation MSSIVLLLVGLSAFATGYLVYSRYVARKIYQLDPDFRTPAHEFEDGVDFLPTNRNVLFGHHFTSVAGAAPIVGPAIAVIWGWLPAFLWVVLGTIFAGAVHDFGTLWISTRHKANSIGTLAGKIVGDRGRVLFMLVIFFLLLLVNAVFAVVISNLFIGNPGAVLPVWGSLVVAITVGFLIYRSGAGLLLPSLGALAVLYFLIWVGQSVPLELPDFFGFDPTPAQIEAAGGDQAAAAAAATTDGVRAGWVIVLFVYAFFASVLPVWLLLQPRDYVNSHQLFVALGIIGLGIIFTNAPVVAPAINTNLPPDTPNWFPLLFVTIACGAISGFHGLVSSGTSSKQLDKETDARYVGYGGAVGEGSLALTAILATTAGFAVVVGVDGWHDHYGSFASASAGATQAFVQGVGFLAQGIGIPQGLAVTFAAVVVISFAATTMDTGVRLQRYIISELGAEYGVKLAQNRWIATTLAVSSCALLALGVDRGAGGMRLWPLFGTTNQLTGAMSLLVISLFLFSLKRRIWVTVMPLAFLLVMTTWAMVINMIGYWTSETWLLFGVGGAIFVLVLWLVFEALAAIRLAIAASGPGAPARRGS, via the coding sequence GTGAGTTCAATCGTACTGCTACTGGTCGGATTGTCCGCGTTTGCCACCGGGTACCTGGTCTACTCCCGGTACGTCGCCCGCAAGATCTACCAGCTCGACCCCGACTTCCGCACGCCGGCGCACGAGTTCGAGGACGGGGTGGACTTCCTGCCCACCAACCGCAACGTGCTCTTCGGCCACCACTTCACCTCGGTGGCGGGGGCGGCGCCCATCGTGGGGCCGGCGATCGCGGTCATCTGGGGGTGGCTGCCCGCGTTCCTGTGGGTGGTGCTGGGGACGATCTTCGCGGGGGCGGTGCACGACTTCGGCACGCTGTGGATTTCGACCCGGCACAAGGCGAACTCCATCGGGACGCTGGCCGGGAAGATCGTGGGGGATCGCGGCCGGGTGCTCTTCATGCTGGTGATCTTCTTCCTGCTGCTGCTGGTGAACGCGGTCTTCGCGGTGGTCATCTCCAACCTGTTCATCGGCAACCCGGGGGCGGTGCTGCCGGTCTGGGGGAGCCTGGTGGTCGCGATCACGGTGGGCTTCCTGATCTACCGCTCGGGTGCCGGGCTGCTGCTGCCGTCGCTGGGGGCGCTGGCGGTGCTCTACTTCCTGATCTGGGTGGGCCAGTCGGTGCCGCTCGAACTGCCCGACTTCTTCGGCTTCGACCCGACGCCCGCCCAGATCGAGGCTGCCGGGGGCGATCAGGCGGCGGCCGCGGCGGCTGCCACCACCGACGGCGTGCGCGCGGGCTGGGTCATCGTGCTTTTCGTCTACGCCTTCTTCGCCAGCGTGCTGCCGGTCTGGCTCCTGCTCCAGCCCCGCGACTACGTCAACAGCCATCAGCTCTTCGTGGCGCTCGGCATCATCGGGCTGGGGATCATCTTCACCAATGCGCCGGTCGTGGCTCCCGCAATCAACACCAATCTGCCACCCGACACTCCCAACTGGTTCCCGCTCCTGTTCGTGACGATCGCCTGCGGCGCCATCAGCGGCTTCCACGGGCTGGTTTCGTCGGGGACCTCATCGAAGCAACTCGACAAGGAGACGGATGCCCGCTACGTGGGCTACGGGGGCGCGGTCGGTGAGGGGTCGCTGGCGCTCACCGCGATCCTGGCGACCACGGCGGGGTTTGCAGTGGTGGTCGGGGTGGACGGCTGGCATGACCACTACGGGTCGTTCGCGTCGGCATCGGCGGGCGCCACCCAGGCGTTCGTGCAGGGCGTGGGATTCCTGGCGCAGGGGATCGGCATTCCCCAGGGGCTCGCGGTCACCTTTGCGGCGGTGGTGGTGATCAGCTTCGCGGCCACCACCATGGACACCGGGGTGCGCCTGCAGCGCTACATCATCTCCGAGCTGGGGGCCGAGTACGGGGTCAAGCTCGCGCAGAATCGCTGGATCGCGACCACCCTGGCCGTGTCCAGTTGCGCCCTGCTGGCGCTCGGCGTCGACCGGGGCGCCGGGGGCATGCGCCTGTGGCCGCTCTTCGGCACCACCAACCAGCTTACCGGGGCGATGAGCCTGCTGGTGATCAGCCTCTTCCTCTTCAGCCTGAAGCGGAGGATCTGGGTGACGGTGATGCCGCTGGCCTTCCTGCTGGTGATGACGACGTGGGCCATGGTGATCAACATGATCGGCTACTGGACCAGCGAGACCTGGCTCCTGTTCGGCGTCGGCGGTGCGATCTTCGTGCTGGTGCTTTGGCTGGTGTTCGAGGCGCTGGCGGCGATTCGGTTGGCAATTGCCGCCAGCGGACCGGGGGCGCCCGCCCGTCGCGGGTCGTGA